The Corylus avellana chromosome ca8, CavTom2PMs-1.0 genome has a segment encoding these proteins:
- the LOC132190353 gene encoding BURP domain-containing protein 3-like: MEIHLLRIFAFLALALVTSHAALAPEEYWKSVLPNTPMPKSVSDLLHEDLIDGKSTSVDVGKGGVHVDAGKGKPGGTSVNVGGKGGGVDVHTGNGKPGGTSVNVGKGGVGVDTGKGKPGGTSVGVGKGGVSVHTGHKGKKPVIVKVNPAGSPFIYNYAATEDQLHDNPNVALFFLEKSMHPGAEMNLYFTKSSETAAFLPRRVSESIPFSSNKMPEILNRFSVKPGSTEAGLMEKTIKECEEPGIRGEEKYCATSLESMVDFSTSKLGKDVNAISTEVGKETQLQKYTIAPGLKKMGGKKAVVCHKQSYAYAVFYCHSTETTRAYVVPLEGADGSKAKAVAICHTDTSAWNPNHLAFQVLKVKPGSVPVCHFLPEDHIVWTQN, translated from the exons ATGGAGATCCATCTCCTGCGTATTTTCGCTTTTCTTGCT CTTGCACTGGTGACGAGCCATGCTGCTCTGGCTCCTGAAGAATACTGGAAATCTGTTCTGCCaaacactccgatgcctaaatcTGTTAGTGATCTTCTACACGAAG ATCTGATAGACGGGAAGAGCACTTCCGTTGATGTGGGGAAGGGCGGTGTTCATGTTGACGCCGGAAAAGGGAAGCCTGGCGGCACTTCCGTTAATGTTGGAGGGAAGGGTGGCGGCGTCGATGTTCATACCGGAAATGGAAAGCCCGGAGGCACTTCCGTTAATGTAGGGAAGGGTGGCGTCGGAGTTGATACTGGAAAAGGAAAGCCCGGGGGCACCAGTGTCGGTGTTGGCAAAGGAGGAGTATCTGTGCACACAGGCCACAAGGGAAAGAAGCCTGTGATTGTCAAG GTAAATCCAGCTGGTTCGCCCTTCATTTATAATTATGCTGCCACGGAGGATCAACTCCATGATAACCCCAACGTAGCTCTTTTCTTCCTGGAAAAGAGCATGCATCCCGGCGCAGAAATGAACCTGTACTTCACCAAAAGCTCAGAGACGGCGGCGTTTTTGCCCCGACGTGTTTCAGAATCAATACCCTTCTCATCCAACAAGATGCCAGAAATTCTAAACCGGTTTTCTGTGAAACCCGGTTCAACGGAAGCTGGGCTAATGgagaaaacaatcaaagaatGCGAAGAACCGGGCATTAGAGGGGAGGAAAAGTACTGCGCAACATCGTTAGAATCAATGGTGGATTTCAGCACTTCAAAGCTCGGAAAAGACGTGAACGCAATCTCCACAGAGGTGGGAAAAGAGACCCAGTTGCAGAAATACACCATAGCTCCAGGGTTGAAGAAGATGGGAGGAAAGAAAGCTGTCGTGTGCCACAAGCAAAGCTACGCATATGCGGTGTTTTACTGCCACTCGACGGAGACGACGAGGGCTTATGTTGTGCCGCTGGAGGGCGCCGACGGGAGCAAAGCTAAAGCGGTGGCGATCTGCCATACCGACACGTCAGCGTGGAACCCGAATCATTTGGCTTTCCAAGTGCTGAAGGTGAAGCCGGGGAGTGTTCCGGTGTGCCATTTCCTTCCTGAGGATCATATTGTGTGGACGCAGAACTAG